In Macrobrachium nipponense isolate FS-2020 chromosome 15, ASM1510439v2, whole genome shotgun sequence, a single genomic region encodes these proteins:
- the LOC135226643 gene encoding golgin subfamily A member 6-like protein 7, whose amino-acid sequence MTHEVLQQQAWHNRAHSLEAEMLSLKNENDQEKREKKQLENKILKITEENQQLKDNAQESGQKNDALCEKIKDLTAVLVKANYQLQRHEELLRQKEKDLQLKTEEAAQMASLIQEQNDAAEKRESDRKDLELRFQHLQKEVEDLSKEKFRLQCELQAAKLKMKELTSLLEERDRRFESLERKTGAQGERNDQLGEEVRQLRGAKEELLCDLKNLQEKYRRLEEENCKLQKQLSTFREWQNQVCADLTKAGQI is encoded by the coding sequence ATGACTCATGAAGTATTGCAGCAGCAGGCCTGGCACAACAGGGctcactcgctcgaagctgaaaTGCTGTCCCTGAAAAACGAGAACGatcaagagaagagggagaaaaagcagctggaaaacaagatcctcaagatcacagaagaaaatcagcagctaAAGGACAACGCACAGGAAAGTGGGCAGAAAAACGATGCACTGTGTGAGAAAATAAAAGATCTGACTGCGGTGTTGGTGAAGGCAAACTATCAGCTTCAGAGGCACGAggaactcctacgacagaaggagaaagaccttcAGCTCAAGACCGAAGAAGCGGCGCAGATGGCGAgtctcatccaggaacaaaacgaCGCTGCCGAAAAGCgtgaatccgacaggaaagacctcgagctcaggttccagcacctgcagaaggaagtggaagacctctcgAAGGAAAAGTTTCGACTCCAGTGTGAACTTCAAGCTGCAAAACTCAAGATGAAAGAGCTCACATCCCTGCTAGAGGAACGAGATCGTCGTTTCGAgtcgctggagaggaagaccggtgcccagggcgaacggaacgaccagttggGAGAagaggttcgacagctgcgaggagcgaaggaggaATTGCTCTGTGACCTCAAGAACCTCCAGGAGAAATACAGACGCCTGGAGGAGGAAAACTGTAAACTGCAGAAACAGCTGTCGACCTTCAGGGAATGGCAAAATCAGGTCTGCGCTGACCTCACGAAGGCGGGTCAAATCTAA